In Glandiceps talaboti chromosome 4, keGlaTala1.1, whole genome shotgun sequence, a single window of DNA contains:
- the LOC144434618 gene encoding mitochondrial ribosome and complex I assembly factor AltMIEF1-like, producing MSVNTLWSRPAVLSLYKRLLREGERLKFTDVTYYKNYIRNEFKSNMQLTENSEKQKQVEKGYYFLKSKLGGLL from the exons ATGTCTGTCAACACACTGTGGTCAAGACCAGCTGTACTCAGTCTGTATAAGAGGTTACTACGTGAAGGAGAACGACTTAAATTTACCGATGTCACCTACTACAAGAACTATATCAGAAATGAATTTAAAAGTAATATGCAGCTAACTGAGAACAGTGAGAAGCAAAAACAAGTCGAA AAAGGGTATTATTTCTTGAAATCTAAACTAGGTGGACTTCTTTGA